The Sandaracinus amylolyticus genomic interval CGGCACGGCGAATCGCGACGCCGGCGTGGGCACGGACGCGGGCACGATGGTCGCGGCCTCGGGCTCGGGCTGTGGCTGCGTCGTGCTCGGCCGCAGCGCGAGCGGCTCGACCACGGGCGCGCTCGCGGCGCTCGCGGCGCTCGCGATGGCCATCGTGATGCGCCGCCGCCGCGCCTGAGCGGATCGCGCACGACCGACGAAGGGCCGCGCTCCCGAGCCGGAGCGCGGCCCTTCGCGTTCGTGATCCAATTTGACAGGCACCTGTCATCCGCCCATCGTCGCGCGATGACGCTCACACGCGCCGGGACGGCGCTCTCGGGGCTCGCGGTCGAGGTGTTCCGGCTGAACGGGCTTCTGCTCGAGGCAGGTGATCGCCTCACCGCGCCCGCGGGGCTCACGAGCGCGCGCTGGCAGGTGCTCGGCGTCGTCGAGCACGAGCCGGCGAGCGTCGCCGACGTCGCGCGCGCGATGGGCTTGCGCCGGCAGACGGTGCAGCAGACCGCCGACGCGCTCGCGCGCGAGGGTCTGGTGCGCTGGAAGGACAACCCGGGGCACGCGCGCGCGAAGCTCATGGTCGTCACTGCGAAGGGCGCGCGAGCGCTCGCGCGGGTGCACCAGGCCCACGCGCGGTGGGCGAACGCGCTCGGGCGCGCGCTCGGGACGACCGAGCTCGAGGAAGCTGCGCGGATGCTGCGATGCATCGCGGAGCACCTCGAGCGGAAGGAGGCGTGAGCGATGGCCGGCGAGGTGACGATCCCGATCCTGCCCGTGCGCTCGATCGACGAGACGATCGCGTTCTACGAGGCGCTGGGGTTCGCGGTCACGCACCGGCAGGTACGGCCCAACGGGTACGTCGTGGTCCGGCGCGAGGACATCGAGCTGCACTTCTTCGCGATGCCTCGCTACGACCCGGCGACGTCGTACAGCACCTGTTACATCCGGGTGCCCGATCCCGACGCGCTGCACGCGTCGTTCGCGGCGGGGCTGAAGCGCGCGCTCGGTCGCGTGCCCATCCGCGGCATGCCGCGCCTCACCAAGCCGATCGACACGTCGTACGGCACGCGGCAGTTCGGCGCGGTCGATCCCAGCGGCAATTGGCTGCGCATCGGCAAGCCGAACGCGCGCTCGATCGAGGACGATCCGGTGGCGCTGGCGAGCGAGAGCGAGCTCGCGCGTGCGCTCCGCATCGCCACCCGTCTCGCCGAGTCGAAGGGTGATGTCGAGGCCGCGCTGCGCGTGCTCGAGGTCGCGCTGCGCCGCGGCGGAGGGAGCGAGGCCGAGCGCGCCGCGGCGACGGCGTACCACGACGAGCTCGGGACCCGCGATGCGCCGGACGATCCGCGCCCGTGAGCACGATGCGAGCTGGCCGCTCGGCTCGGGTGATGCATCGACCGCGGCGCGAGAGGAGCGAGAGGATGTACCTGGCCGTCCGCAAGTACCGGAAGGTGGAAGGCGACGAGAAGGAGCTGATGGCGCGCATCCAGCGCGGCTTCGTCCCGCTGATCTCGCGAATCGACGGATTCGTCGACTACTACTGCTTCATTGCCGAGGATGGCTCGCTGATCTCGGTGAGCGTCTACCGGGACGAGCGCGGCGCGGAGGAGTCGGTGCGCGCGGCCTCGCGGTTCGTCGAGCAGCAGCTCGCCGAGTTCCTCCCCGAGAAGCCGGAGGTCATCGCCGGCGAGGTGCTCGCGCATGCATCGGGCCAGAGCCGCGGCGAGCTCACGACCAACGCAGCGCGAGACGATCGTCGTCCGTGAGCACGACGCGACTGCCGAAGCGCTCGCACACCCGATCGAGCCGTGCCGCGAGCCACTCCGCGTCCTCGCGCGACGCGCGCTCGAGCCGCAGCTTGCGCATCCGCAGCGGCTGCATGACGAGCGACACCAGCGCGCCGCTCGATCGCTCGAGCTCCGCGAAGTACGCGAGCGCGAGATCGGGACGGTGCGCCTCGTGGCCGTGGATGCCCTCGTAGTCGTTCAGCAGATCGCCGCAGCCGTAGAAGATCGGGCGCCCGCCGTGCACCTCGATCGCGCGCGGATGGTGCGACGAGTGCCCGTGCACCACGTCGCCGCCCGCGTCGATCACGCGGTGCGCGAGCTCGACGTGCGAGAGCGTCACGTCGTCGCCCCAGTTGCTGCCCCAGTGGATCGACACCACGACGAGATCGCCCGCGCGATCGATCGCGCGCACGCGGTCGCAGAGACGCGCGATCGACTGCGACGTGAGATCCGGCAGCAGGTCGACCCCGGCCCGCTCCGCGCTCGCGGCCCACTCGCTCGGGATCCCCGCGTCCTCGCAGCCCACCGCGAGCACCACGAGATCGCCACCGCCTGCGAGCGGCACGCGCGCCGGGCGCTGCGCGTGCGGGCCGTCGATGCCCGCGCCCGCGACCGCGATGTGTGCGCGCGCGAGCGTGTCGAGCGTGTCCGCGAGCCCCACTTCGCCGTAGTCGAGCACGTGGTTGTTCGCGAGCGTGCACACGTCGATGCGCGCCGCGCGCAGGCACCCGACGTTCGACGGGCTCATCCGGTAGCACACCGGCTTGTCCGGCCAGGGCTCACCCCGCGCGGTGAGGCTCGTCTCGAGGTTCACCACGCGCGCCGACGGCGCCACGCGCGCGAGCTCGTCCGCGAGCTCGCCCCACACATACCCGTCCTCGACCTCACGCGGGATCGGACCGTTGGCGTCCTCGGCGAGCCGCACGTAGTCGCGCGCGTCGCGCACCCACTCCTCGTGGAGCTCGGGCGACGCGGGCGCGCGCAGGATCTGATCGATGCCGCGCCCGGTCATCACGTCACCGCCGAGGAAGACCGTCGTGGTGTCGCTCTGCATCGCGCGGAGGGCGTGCACGATCGAGTCCTGCGGGACCGTGCTACTGGGATCGCATGTCGAGCGATCACGCCGGTCCCAAGCCCACCGCGAGCGCGACACCCCGCGCGGGCGCTCGCGCGCCGAGCCACGCCGAGCGCTGCCGCACCCTCGCCGCGCAGGTGCGCTCGGGCACCCTGTGCACGATCGCGCGCGACCCCGAGGGGTACCCCTACGGATCGCTGGTCGCAGTCGCGATCGACGCGCGCGGCAGGCCGCTCCTGCTCCTCTCGAGGCTCGCCGAGCACACCCAGAACCTCGACGCGCGCGCCGACGCGTCGATCCTGCTGAGCGAGCCCGCGGACCGTCACGCGCAGCGCCTCGCGCTCGGCCGCGTCACGCTGCTCGGGCCCTGCCGCGTCGTGCCCGAGCCCGAGCGCGCCGCGGCGCGCGCCGCGTTCCTCGCGATCCAGCCCGAGGCCGCGTCGTACGTCGACTTCGGCGACTTCGCGTTCTACCGCCTCGACCCGATCGCGCTGCGCTACGTCGGTGGGTTCGGCCGCATGTCGTGGGTGAGCGCGGAGGACTACGCGGCGGCGGAGCCCGATCCGCTCGCCGACGCGGCCGCCGGGATCCTCGAGCACATGAACGACGATCACGCCGACGCGGTGCTCGCGTACGCGCGCGCGCTCGCCGGGATCGCCGAGGCGAGCGCCGCGACGATGACCGCGGTCGATCGTTACGGCTTCGAGCTCGCCGCGATCACGCCCGCGGGCCCGAAGGCGGCGCGCATCGCGTTCGACGCGCCGGTCGCGACGTCGAACGAGGTGCGCAAGGCGATGGTCGCGCTGGTCGCCCGCGCGCGTGCGGCGGGTGGCTGACGCGGGCGCGCGAAACCGACTAACGTCGCGCTCCGGATGTCCGACGAGTCGATCTCCTGGGCGCACACGCTCGCCGACAAGGCGCAGACGATCGCCGCGATCGATCGCCGGCTGCCCGTGACGCGCTCCGAGGACGGCGCCGAGCGCTCGTTCGAGGGCGACCTGCGCGACCTGGTCGGACCGCCGGCGCAGGTCGATCTCGGTCGCGTGCTCGGCGAGGGCGGCATGGGGGTCGTGCGGCTCGGCACCCAGCGCTCGCTCTCGCGTCAGGTCGCGGTGAAGTCGGTGAAGGCCACGGGGCCCGAGCACGCGGCGCGCCTTCTCCGCGAGGCGTGGGTCACGGGCTACCTCGAGCACCCGAACATCGTCCCGGTCTACGACATCGTGCTCGATCAGGGCGCGCCGCTGATCGTGCTGAAGCGCATCGACGGCACCGAGTGGAGCGCGCTCTTGCGCGATCCCGCCGAGGTCACGCGCCGCTTCGGCGTCGCCGACGTGCTCGCGTGGCACGTCGGCATCCTCGTGCAGGTCTGCAACGCGGTGCACTACGCGCACACCAAGGGGATCATCCACCGCGATCTGAAGCCCGAGAACGTGATGATCGGCGAGTTCGGCGAGGTGTACGTGCTCGACTGGGGCATCGCGCTCTCGCTCACCCACGATCACGGCGGGCGCATCCTCCGCGCGACCGACGCGACCGAGATGGCAGGCACGCCGGTGTACATGGCGCCCGAGATGGTGCTCGCGCCGCCCTCCGGGCTCGACGAGCGCACCGACGTCTACCTGCTCGGCGCGATCCTGTTCGAGATCATCGCGGGCTCGGCGCCGCACCTCGCGGAGACACCGCTCGCCGTGTTGCTGCAGGCCGCGCGCTCCGCGCCCGAGATCCCCGCCGACGTCGACGACGAGCTCGCGTCGATCGTGCGGCACGCGATGGCGCGCGATCGCTCCGCGCGCTGTGCGTCCGCCGACGCGCTCAAGAAGGCGCTCACCGCGTACCTCGAGCACCGCGGCTCGTCGCTGCTCGCGCGCGACGCGGAAGCGCGGCTCGTCGCGCTGCGCGAGGCGATCGCGGCCCCACCGGACGCCGAGCACCGGGTGCGCGTCGCCGCGCTCTTCAGCGAGTGTCGCTTCGCGCTCGAGCACGCGCTCGCGCGCTGGCCCGAGAGCCCCGTCGCGCAGCGCGCGCTGCGCGAGGCCCAGCTCGCGATGGTCGAGCACGCGCTCGCCTCGCAAGCGCCGGAGCGGGCACGGGAGATCCTCGCGACGATCGCCACGCCGCCCGCGGAGCTCGCGCAGCGCGTCGACGAGGCGCTCTCCCGCGCGTCGCGAGCGCGCGAGGAGATCGAAGCGCTCGCCGCGCGAGGACGCGAGGCCGACCCCGCGATCCACCATCGCGCGCGCGCACGCCTGAACCTCGCGTTCGGCAGCGTGTGGGTCGCGCTCCCGCTCCTCGGGCTCTTCGGCGAGCGCATCGGCGCGGGCACCTGGAGCGGGCTCGCCGGCCTCCATCTCGTCCTCGCGGTCAGCGCGATCGTCGCGGTGGTGCTGGGACGCGACTGGATCGTCGCCACGGTGTTCAACCGCGTCGCGCACCTCTCGTTCTGCGTCGCGGTCGTCGCGACCAGCGCGCTCCACGCCGCCGCGTACCTCGTGGGGCTCGAGCCGAGCACGTCCGAGGTGCTCTCGATCGCCGTGTGGCTCGGCGTCTCGGGGATGGCGGTGGTCGCGCTCGACGTGCGGCTCGCGCTCATCCCGCTCGCGAACCTCGTCGCGTTGCTCGTCTCCGCGCGCTGGCCCGAGGTGCGGTACTTCGCGATGTCGGCCGCGCTCTTCGTGCTGCTCGTGAACGCGCAGTGGCTCTACCGCGAGCAGGGCCGCCGCGCGGCCTCGGAGTGATCATGGCGACCAAGAAGACGACGAAGACCGCGAGCGCGCTCGACCAGCTCGAGCGCCTGCAGCCCGAGGATCGCGCCGCGTGGCGCGCGTGGCTCGCCAAGCACCACGAGACCTCGCGCGGCGTGTGGCTCGTCACCTACAAGAAATCGAGCGGCAAGCAGACGTTCGACTACGAGCAAGCGATCGAAGAGGCGCTCTGCTTCGGATGGATCGACAGCAAGGCCTCGAAGCTCGACGACGAGCGCACGATGCTGCTCTACACGCCGCGCAAGCCGAAGAGCGTGTGGTCCAAGCCCAACAAGGAGCGGGTCGCGCGGCTGCTCGCGGCGGGACGCGTCGAGCCGCGCGGGCTCGACGCGATCGAGCTCGCGAAGCGGACCGGCGCCTGGGACGCGCTGAACGACAGCGACGCGCTGAAGGTCCCCGACGATCTCGCGGCGCGCCTCGACGCGCTCCCGAACGCGCGCGCGCACTTCGAGGCGTTCCCGAAGTCCACCAAGCACATGATCCTCGAGTGGATCCGCACCGCGAAGAAGCCCGAGACGCGCGCGGCGCGGATCGAGCAGACCGCGACGCTGGCCGCGAAGAACCTGCGCGCGCGCTGACGGATGACGCCCGCCGCCGCGGGGACCATCTGGATCGCGGATGTCTGCGAGCGCGCCTCACGGAGCGACTCGGATCCGCGATCTCGGCCTGACGATCGAGGGCACGCGCCTCGAGCGGGTGTGCCAGCGCTTCCTCGCCGAGTGCGACGCGCTGGGGCTCCCCTTCCGGCCACGGCTGTATCTCTCGACGGAGTGGGGCGTCCCGTTCGGCACGATCGCGATCGCGATCCCGTTCTATCTCGCGCACCCCGAGCTCGAGCGGCTGCAGCTCGAGCGCTTCGGTCACGTCGAGGGCTACGCCGAGTACGACGTGCTCCGCTACCTGCGCCACGAGATGGGGCACGTCGTCAGCTACGCGTACCGGCTCTACGAGCGCGAGGACTTCGTCGAGCGCTACGGCTCGATCACGCGCCCCTACGTCGAAGACTACCGGCCCGAGCCGTTCAGCCGCGCGTTCGTGCGGCACCTGCCGGGCTGGTACGCGCAGAAACATCCCGACGAGGACTGGTCCGAGACGTTCGCGGTGTGGATGACGCCGGGCCTCGACTGGCGTCGCGAGTACGCGGGGTGGCCCGTCGCGCTCGCCAAGCTCGAGCACTGCGATCAGACGATGCGCTCGCTGCGCGGGCGCCCGCCGATCGTGCTCGAGGACGCGCTCGATCTGCCGGTGAGCGAGGTCGACGCGACGCTCGACGAGGTGTACCGGCCGCTCGACGACGAGTCGCTGCCGCCCGGCATCGAGGGCGCGCTCAAGGCGGTGTTCGACGATCTCGGCAACGACTCGAGCGCGCCGCGCGGCGAGCAGAGCGCCGCGACGTTCATGCGCGCGCTCGAGCGGCACCTGCCCGCCGAGGTGTACCGCTGGACCGGGCACTTCCCCGAGCGCACGCACGCGCTGCTGCGCGCGATGGAGCGCATCGCGCAGCACCTCGATCTCCGCGTGCGCGCCGGCGACGAGGCGCGCTGCACGATCGCGCTCACCGCGCTCGTCACCGCGCTCGCCGAGAGCTGGGTGCGCCACGGCACCTATCTTCCTTGAGCGACGATGCGGGGAGACCGGCACGCGATCGGGATCCTCGTCGGGCTCGTGATCGGCGCGGGGCTCGGCGCGCTCGCGCACGCGCTCTTCGCGGGACATCCGGTGCTCGATGGCGTCGTTCGCTACGTGACCGAGCCGATCGGCGACGTGTTCCTGCGCCTCTTGTTCATGCTCGTGATCCCGGTCGTGGTCTCGTCGCTCGCGACCGGGATCGCGGGGCTGCGCGATCTGCGCGCGCTCGGCCGCGTCGGGCTGCGCACGCTCGGCTTCACCGTCGTGGTGTCGTCGATCGCGGTGCTGCTCGGCATCGTGATGGTGAACGTGCTGCGTCCCGGTGACGGCCTGTCGAGCGCGGCGCGCGAGCAGCTCGTCGCGTCGGCGACGAGCCCGCCGGTCGACGCGGCGGCCGAGCGCTCGCCCGGTGATCTCTTCGTCGAGCTGGTCCCGTCGAACCCGTTCGCCGCGATGGCGGCGGGCGACATGCTGCCGATCATCGTGTTCGCGGCGCTGCTCGGCGTCGGGCTCGTGCTCACGCGCACCGACGACGCGCGGCGCTTCGAGGACGCGCTGCGCGGCCTCAACGACGTGCTGCTGCGCCTCCTCCAGCTCGTGCTGCGCGCCGCGCCGCTCGGGGTCGCGTGCCTGCTCTTCACGAAGACCGCGCAGCTCGGCTGGGCGCTGCTCGGACAGCTCGCGGGCTACGTCGGCACCGTGCTCGGCGCGCTCGCGATCCAGCAGCTCGTCGTCTACCCGCTGGTCGTCCGGGTGATCGGTGGGACGAGCCCGCGCGCGTTCTTCCGCGGGGCGCGCGACGCGATGCTCACCGCGTTCGCGACCGCGTCGAGCAGCGCGACGTTGCCC includes:
- a CDS encoding bleomycin resistance protein, with amino-acid sequence MAGEVTIPILPVRSIDETIAFYEALGFAVTHRQVRPNGYVVVRREDIELHFFAMPRYDPATSYSTCYIRVPDPDALHASFAAGLKRALGRVPIRGMPRLTKPIDTSYGTRQFGAVDPSGNWLRIGKPNARSIEDDPVALASESELARALRIATRLAESKGDVEAALRVLEVALRRGGGSEAERAAATAYHDELGTRDAPDDPRP
- a CDS encoding MarR family winged helix-turn-helix transcriptional regulator, producing the protein MTLTRAGTALSGLAVEVFRLNGLLLEAGDRLTAPAGLTSARWQVLGVVEHEPASVADVARAMGLRRQTVQQTADALAREGLVRWKDNPGHARAKLMVVTAKGARALARVHQAHARWANALGRALGTTELEEAARMLRCIAEHLERKEA
- a CDS encoding HugZ family protein, yielding MSSDHAGPKPTASATPRAGARAPSHAERCRTLAAQVRSGTLCTIARDPEGYPYGSLVAVAIDARGRPLLLLSRLAEHTQNLDARADASILLSEPADRHAQRLALGRVTLLGPCRVVPEPERAAARAAFLAIQPEAASYVDFGDFAFYRLDPIALRYVGGFGRMSWVSAEDYAAAEPDPLADAAAGILEHMNDDHADAVLAYARALAGIAEASAATMTAVDRYGFELAAITPAGPKAARIAFDAPVATSNEVRKAMVALVARARAAGG
- a CDS encoding YdeI/OmpD-associated family protein yields the protein MATKKTTKTASALDQLERLQPEDRAAWRAWLAKHHETSRGVWLVTYKKSSGKQTFDYEQAIEEALCFGWIDSKASKLDDERTMLLYTPRKPKSVWSKPNKERVARLLAAGRVEPRGLDAIELAKRTGAWDALNDSDALKVPDDLAARLDALPNARAHFEAFPKSTKHMILEWIRTAKKPETRAARIEQTATLAAKNLRAR
- a CDS encoding CapA family protein, coding for MQSDTTTVFLGGDVMTGRGIDQILRAPASPELHEEWVRDARDYVRLAEDANGPIPREVEDGYVWGELADELARVAPSARVVNLETSLTARGEPWPDKPVCYRMSPSNVGCLRAARIDVCTLANNHVLDYGEVGLADTLDTLARAHIAVAGAGIDGPHAQRPARVPLAGGGDLVVLAVGCEDAGIPSEWAASAERAGVDLLPDLTSQSIARLCDRVRAIDRAGDLVVVSIHWGSNWGDDVTLSHVELAHRVIDAGGDVVHGHSSHHPRAIEVHGGRPIFYGCGDLLNDYEGIHGHEAHRPDLALAYFAELERSSGALVSLVMQPLRMRKLRLERASREDAEWLAARLDRVCERFGSRVVLTDDDRLALRWS
- a CDS encoding dicarboxylate/amino acid:cation symporter, translating into MRGDRHAIGILVGLVIGAGLGALAHALFAGHPVLDGVVRYVTEPIGDVFLRLLFMLVIPVVVSSLATGIAGLRDLRALGRVGLRTLGFTVVVSSIAVLLGIVMVNVLRPGDGLSSAAREQLVASATSPPVDAAAERSPGDLFVELVPSNPFAAMAAGDMLPIIVFAALLGVGLVLTRTDDARRFEDALRGLNDVLLRLLQLVLRAAPLGVACLLFTKTAQLGWALLGQLAGYVGTVLGALAIQQLVVYPLVVRVIGGTSPRAFFRGARDAMLTAFATASSSATLPTSLLVAERELALPPHVSRFVLTVGATANQNGTALFEGITVLFLAQLYGVELSVGQQVIVVLVCILGGIGTAGVPAGSLPVIVMLCGMIGVPAEGVGIVLGVDRLLDMCRTTLNVTGDLVAAVVVSRGEPPAITPARS
- a CDS encoding serine/threonine-protein kinase is translated as MSDESISWAHTLADKAQTIAAIDRRLPVTRSEDGAERSFEGDLRDLVGPPAQVDLGRVLGEGGMGVVRLGTQRSLSRQVAVKSVKATGPEHAARLLREAWVTGYLEHPNIVPVYDIVLDQGAPLIVLKRIDGTEWSALLRDPAEVTRRFGVADVLAWHVGILVQVCNAVHYAHTKGIIHRDLKPENVMIGEFGEVYVLDWGIALSLTHDHGGRILRATDATEMAGTPVYMAPEMVLAPPSGLDERTDVYLLGAILFEIIAGSAPHLAETPLAVLLQAARSAPEIPADVDDELASIVRHAMARDRSARCASADALKKALTAYLEHRGSSLLARDAEARLVALREAIAAPPDAEHRVRVAALFSECRFALEHALARWPESPVAQRALREAQLAMVEHALASQAPERAREILATIATPPAELAQRVDEALSRASRAREEIEALAARGREADPAIHHRARARLNLAFGSVWVALPLLGLFGERIGAGTWSGLAGLHLVLAVSAIVAVVLGRDWIVATVFNRVAHLSFCVAVVATSALHAAAYLVGLEPSTSEVLSIAVWLGVSGMAVVALDVRLALIPLANLVALLVSARWPEVRYFAMSAALFVLLVNAQWLYREQGRRAASE